The genome window GGAATGCTGCTTGTAAGGCATTCCCGCCTACTAGGAAAATAATTTCATAGGAAGCAGAATCAGCATCTTTAAAACTCGTATAATCTGGCCAAACATTATGTGCAAAATAAGATACGACTACAAAACATAATCCACCAATTATTGTTACTAAAGATATTGCACGCGGTATGTTTTTCTCCGGATTTTTTACTTCTTCTGAAAAAGTAGAAACTGCATCAAAACCGAGGAAAGAGAAACATAATAGTGCAGCACCAGCAACTATATACTTAAATGACTCCTCGGTATTAAAAAAGGGATCAAGGTTAAATAAAATGCCAGTCCCGGTTCCAGTTACTATTGATTTAACTGATAAGATGCAAAAGACAATTAGAAATAATACCGATAAGCCTACTACGATCATGTTGATATTTGCGCTTAACTTTACACCTCTAACATTTACAAACGTCACAAGAATTACTAATGTAAGTATCCAAACATACTGTGGAACTTCAGGTATAGCAGCTGAGAAGAAAATACCAAATAGTAAAAAGTTAACCATTGGGATCAAGAGATAATCCATTAAAATTGCCCATCCCACTAAGAAACCAACATGAGAATTAATAGCTTTTTGCGCATAGGTATAGGCAGATCCCGCAATGGGGTACGCTTTTGCCATTTGACCATAACTATGAGCCGTAAACATCATCACAATTAATGCAAGTACATACGATCCAGCGACCATACCATGAGATATTTTAGAGGCTATGCCGTATGTGCTAAACACTGTAGTTAAAGCCATAAAGGCCATCCCAGTAACAACAACAGACGTTAAAGAAAGCGATCTAGACAAATTAACTGGATGTTTCATTTTTTTCACTCCTCGAATAGTAATAAAAAAATCTTCCCAGTAAAATGATCAATTAACTAAAATAGTAGGATAGTAGACTGATTCACTATAAACAACTTCACCATCCATAATTGTTAACAAAACTTTCGTTTGAAGAATTTCTTTATTTTCTACTTCAAAGAGGTTTTTATCTAGTACAATAATATCTGCTAATTTTCCAACTTCTAATGTACCCAAATCTTTTTCTCTGAATGTGCTGTATGCTGAACCTTTTGTATACGCTTTCAACGCTTCTGCGAGTGTTATCTGCTCTTGACTATTCCACTCATAATCACCAGTAAAGTCTAGTCTCGTAATCGCATGGAAAATTTCTTTAAAAGGATCTAATGTTGCTATTGGATAGTCTGTACCAAGAGCAATATACTCGACTGCGTCGTATAACGTTTTACATAAATACGTATAAGGGTCTTTCTCTTTACCGACACGCAAAGTATGACTTTCTTTTGGCATCAATGCTAGATGAGAAGGCTGTACAGATGGAACAACCCCCAATTCTTTAAATCTCTTAATATCTGTCGGATGAATCACTTCAATATGCTCTAGCGCATGTCGTGAATCTCTCACACCATTATCCATCCTTGCTGCTTCAAATATATCTAGAGCAAGCCTAACTGCGCCATCACCAATTGTATGGAAGCGAATTTGAAATCCTTCTTTGTCCGCTTTTGTCACCCAGTTTTTGATCGTTTCTACAGGAAAAGCAGTACTCCCTCGTGTTATAGGTTTGTCTAAGTACGGATCTAACATGTATGCGGTATGTCCAGTTACAACACCATCAATAAACTGCTTAAGTCCTGCAAGCTGTAATTTTTCGGAATTGTACTTTTCACGCAAGCTTATCGCTCTATCTATATCATCATTTAACTCAGGGTAAAGATGAATTCGAGTCGTAAGTTTTCCAGCTTCATCATATGCCTTATACATATCGAAACTATTTAACTTATCAAAACTACTTGCAAACAAATCATTTACTGATGTAATGCCTAATTGAGCTGATTTTTTTAAGAACTCTTCAAACAATTCTTCTTTCCGTTTATCCGGAAATGCGAGAGCAATATCCACAACTAAATTCATTGCTGTTTCAAGAAGAACTCCTGTAATTTCATTATTTTCATCTTTTTGAATCGTACCATTAGGAGGGTCTTCAGTTTCATTTGTAACCCTAGCATTTTCAAGTGCTAAACTATTAACCCACGAATAATGACCTTCTGCGTGGAAAAGAATAATCGGGCGATTAGGAACTACTTTGTCTAAAGAAAAACGTGTCGGCAAGCATTTCTCTGCCCAATTTGTATGATCCCATCCATAGCCTATAATCCACTCATCAGCATGCACGTTTTTCGAGAATTGCTTTACTAAACTAGCAACTTCTTCTTCCGAATGAGCATCCGATAAATTGATACTTGCATGCGAGAAAAGACTACCAAACATGAGATGAAGGTGCGCATCATGAAATCCTGGCATAATGAGTTGGTTGCCATAATGATATTCCTTCGTGTCTAAACCTATAAATGGTTTTATTTCCTCCATCAAACCTACCGCAATGATTTTGTTACCTTTAATCGCAATAGCAGCTGACTTTGCTTCATTTTCTATACCTGTAAATACTGCTTCACTCGAAATAACTTTATCAGCGATAACCATTTATAACGCCTCTCTTTACCTAAGATTTACTTCTAATGGAACTCTTATAACAATTAATTGAAAGCGCTTACATATCTAAAGAAGTTAAATAATCGCGATAAACAATGGGCATCCACTGTTCGCCTATTATAATAGGCGAACATAACGGACAAAAGACTCATACTAATTTAAGCTTATAAACTGGATTTTTCCATTCCAAAAGTGTTGCATATTCTAATGACTCAACATCCCCAGGTAAATAGCCTGGCATTACTTTATTTAATACGTATCCGTTTTTCATTTGGAATGTTAATACAGGATCATATATCTTCCCTTTCATTACCTCTAGTGCATACTCATCTGCACTCATCTGCTCAGCATATTTATAGTAAAAAGGTATACGACCACCTACTAAGATACTTTCTAAGTTAAGTTTCTCACATATTCTTTTTCGGCCATCATACAAATGACGTCCCAATTGTAACCCTCTAAAATCTTCGTGTACTCCAATTTCAATACCATATAGGTTTCTACCATTAGGGTTATGATTTCGAATAAATCCTAAATCACAGATTTGAAAATATGAGTGATTATCTCCGTAATCTTCAAAATTTACAATTAGACTTAAAGCGGTTCCTACAATTTTACCGTTATATTCTAGACAAATTTGACCTTCTGGAAACAACTCAATCTGACTTTCAAAATGCTCATATTTTAATGCCATATCAGGTCCAAAACACCTCATAGAAAGTGCGGCAACTTCAGCAAGATCCTCTTTTAAAATATTGCGGACAACTATTTCTTGTCCATTATTTTTTAAATTTACTTGAGACATAATAAATTCACCCTCTTATTTTATTGGAATTAAATTAAAGTTTATTACTTTATTAATTGTGTAGACTGTCTCCCATACATTCTTTAGAAAATATGTATGGGAGACATGGAGAATGTAAACAAGTCTACTACAATATATTTAGTTACCTAGATTAGTAACATTTTTTATTATTTTAAATAAATCGATACAAACTTCTTCT of Lysinibacillus agricola contains these proteins:
- a CDS encoding APC family permease, which encodes MKHPVNLSRSLSLTSVVVTGMAFMALTTVFSTYGIASKISHGMVAGSYVLALIVMMFTAHSYGQMAKAYPIAGSAYTYAQKAINSHVGFLVGWAILMDYLLIPMVNFLLFGIFFSAAIPEVPQYVWILTLVILVTFVNVRGVKLSANINMIVVGLSVLFLIVFCILSVKSIVTGTGTGILFNLDPFFNTEESFKYIVAGAALLCFSFLGFDAVSTFSEEVKNPEKNIPRAISLVTIIGGLCFVVVSYFAHNVWPDYTSFKDADSASYEIIFLVGGNALQAAFLAKTAVVVFGSASASQASAARVLYAMGRDGQLPKNFFGKLNKRTRTPVNNILLIGLLSLSSLFLSLTIVASFINFGALLAFTAVNLSVVFLYYGKRKERSLKGIIFYLIFPLIGAVLTTCLLFNLDVYSIALGSVWLGIGVIYLLFMTKGLKHKPPVLNTDQIDYSQF
- a CDS encoding amidohydrolase; this translates as MVIADKVISSEAVFTGIENEAKSAAIAIKGNKIIAVGLMEEIKPFIGLDTKEYHYGNQLIMPGFHDAHLHLMFGSLFSHASINLSDAHSEEEVASLVKQFSKNVHADEWIIGYGWDHTNWAEKCLPTRFSLDKVVPNRPIILFHAEGHYSWVNSLALENARVTNETEDPPNGTIQKDENNEITGVLLETAMNLVVDIALAFPDKRKEELFEEFLKKSAQLGITSVNDLFASSFDKLNSFDMYKAYDEAGKLTTRIHLYPELNDDIDRAISLREKYNSEKLQLAGLKQFIDGVVTGHTAYMLDPYLDKPITRGSTAFPVETIKNWVTKADKEGFQIRFHTIGDGAVRLALDIFEAARMDNGVRDSRHALEHIEVIHPTDIKRFKELGVVPSVQPSHLALMPKESHTLRVGKEKDPYTYLCKTLYDAVEYIALGTDYPIATLDPFKEIFHAITRLDFTGDYEWNSQEQITLAEALKAYTKGSAYSTFREKDLGTLEVGKLADIIVLDKNLFEVENKEILQTKVLLTIMDGEVVYSESVYYPTILVN
- a CDS encoding GNAT family N-acetyltransferase → MSQVNLKNNGQEIVVRNILKEDLAEVAALSMRCFGPDMALKYEHFESQIELFPEGQICLEYNGKIVGTALSLIVNFEDYGDNHSYFQICDLGFIRNHNPNGRNLYGIEIGVHEDFRGLQLGRHLYDGRKRICEKLNLESILVGGRIPFYYKYAEQMSADEYALEVMKGKIYDPVLTFQMKNGYVLNKVMPGYLPGDVESLEYATLLEWKNPVYKLKLV